A single window of Gammaproteobacteria bacterium DNA harbors:
- a CDS encoding hypothetical protein (Evidence 5 : Unknown function) gives MEGIIQEAIEAASHRRGASVDVINAAYTSQWLPGCSALGKRIGEFIYCPLGRGRFAVDHIAAVNVLHRKNDAGIRRYLSFREVKKVLEERSRQTERPCIAAGQCGVTLVMPETAQAGL, from the coding sequence ATGGAAGGAATAATACAAGAAGCAATTGAAGCAGCATCCCACCGACGCGGTGCGTCGGTCGATGTGATCAATGCCGCTTATACGTCGCAATGGCTACCTGGTTGCTCGGCTTTGGGCAAGAGAATTGGGGAGTTTATTTACTGTCCGTTGGGCAGGGGCAGATTCGCGGTAGATCATATTGCGGCGGTGAATGTTCTCCACCGAAAGAACGACGCGGGGATTCGTCGTTACCTTTCTTTCCGTGAGGTAAAAAAGGTGTTGGAAGAACGCAGCCGTCAGACTGAAAGACCTTGTATTGCTGCTGGGCAATGTGGGGTTAC